Below is a genomic region from Biomphalaria glabrata chromosome 3, xgBioGlab47.1, whole genome shotgun sequence.
TACCTAGTTGCGACAGGCAGCACAGAGAATTCTCCAAGATACACCCCTCTCTTAATGGATCCACAAACTTGACTGGACGAGAGCGTACTGGGTTTGCTTAAAGCATTAAAGTTGagctatataaaaataatacccctttaaagaaaaaattattagcCCATGGCAAGATCAAACTCATTTTCACAGTCTGATTACCTAAGTGGCGTATCTAGGAGGGGTAACACCTCTTgtggacaggcagtcgtacccTTTACTGATGGTATCTTGGTTTACTCTCGGTCCCAACTTGGTACCTAACTTTAATCTGTGGCAACCAGTAGTTGTAACATGCGCAGAGGCCACACTCCGGAAACGGCTTAGACTGGCCGGCTTAACCAGGTAGAGTGTATCTAACGCGCCGTGAAGTCTGGACTACTCAGCCTGTGCGAAAAATCATAATAACTAGTCTTTTCTAGATAAATTGGACAGAAGACAACCACCACCTAAATGCTATGGAGTactctagactactctagagcATGACAaaacacacagaaagtctctggacATCCACTggcttgaccaaatcttgcttctaAAAATGGATGGGCTTAAGTgtgagagagtgaggtcgactAGCTATAATCAAAATTTTCAGGTCAAaatcaaggattggccttttTAGTCACACACGAAGTTTTAAAGTGAAGAGATTGTAAGAATCCCAGACTATTGTTAAAACGCGTATTTTCAGACTTCGTTAACACTGAGTTTTACTGTAAAAATTAATCTCTTTACGAATGTGCTTCAACTTCACCTAACCAAGTCTGTTGAACCGTCTGTTGAATCGTCTGTTGAACCGTCTGTTGAACCGTCAAGGCTAAACGCATGATTGGTCGACCGCCTTCCTCTATTCCTTAATGTCTTTGAATTAAATAGAATCTTTCCCAGTGACAGGAATGCGTACTCTTTGATGTTATTTTCCAATAGCCtcctttgtctgcctcttctttcttTGCCTGAtacttttccctgaaggaagtcAAGAAAACACAATTAGAATAACGAATTTTCAGTTCCATATTTTCAGCAAAGCTTCCATTAAGATCTTATCTTACATTGTGAGCAACTAAACTGCGCTTAAAACATTAAACTCTTGATATTTCTAGTTAGCATTAAAGACTTGACTTATTTCTGTTGATACCCAGTGGAGCATAGTCTCGCAACCACACTTCTCCACGGAACTCAGTTCTGAGCAGCATTCTTCATCTGcttccatgtcattccagtgtcCTCGGATTCATTGATGACCAACATCTTCCAAGTTGACATGGGCCTGCCCACTTTCTCTTTACTTGCGGGTTCCAATCAAGTGCTTGAAAAGCATCTAATTCACTCAGCCGTGAAATTTACCTCAAATTATTTTTGGTGGATTTCTCCTAACAAGAGCATAATTATCCCGATGTCTCCATTATTTCAACTTGTTGTCTTTTTCTCCCCCCTAAAATTGTTACTGTATTtgcaaataaaatgtatatttacaaTGTCGTAAACGATTTCACAGAGACAAACTAGTAATTATTAAAGACAAACATTGTATAGCTAATTACGACAATGATAAGTATACCTCATGTCTTGTATTTATTGATCGATATTTGAAACTGACATCAATATAAATCTTAATGTAATTCCTTTAAATACCTGTTTACGTCTAGCCTAATCAATagtaacttttacttttttttcctagcGATTGGGAGTGCTGGTATTTATTTAGAACTATGCCAGGGCTAGaagtaaataaacaaattaatgtacCTAGTCTTCCTGATAAGCATCATAAATCTCTAATCAATACTTATAATTAGGTGGCTGAATATGATGAGCGTGATAGACAGACTGTATTGATGTGGAACTATGCTGTATATAGCCTTAGTGTTCGTGATAAATAGGCCCTATATTTTAAAGCTTTATTTAAATTGCCATTACAACTAAACAATTTAGGTTTGCAGGTGCATTGAAGTATTTCAATTCAAATgtgtaaaacaaaatgattatgtTAAATTACATTAGCATTATACACAACGGCTTTGGTTAAATATCGGTTTATTACATAGTGAGGACGATGCTTCGACATTGTATATCTTATAATACTTTTTATGCATTTAGGTTTAGGACCCTGCAAGTGGCTTGCTTATTAGGTTTGAAGGTAACAACAATAATACGAGAACTGAACAATCATAAAACAACTTTCATAAACTTCTATAATCGGTAGTGCTAGTTATGATTAAAACTATACTTTCAAAATAGTGTAGGTAGATTaagctatcttatcttatagatttgtgaaaagataattacatcttatGCATTTCATTtgccaatctagtcatgtatgttgatcaataacttaaaagttaaaaagaatGACCAACATTTTAACTATTAAATGtaaagtaaaatattaaattcaAAACGTATAAAATTCAGATTGCGTCATAAACAATTTGTCGTCTATAAAATTAAACCAAAAACAAATTATGGATATGcaacaatacattcaaactcTTTGCTGAAGTTTGTTTTGATACTTACATAATTATCAAATGTAATGGAATAAGGATTGTATACTACatatatactttatttttttttaatttcttatccATAATCAAAATGGCACAATtgcaaatgaaatatttttctcaGATTCAATGAGTTCCGATAACGTTTcgataaatttaaatgaaagatTCGTAACAAAAAATGGTGTAAAAAGCATTTTGGTCATCGCTTACCTGGGTAAATTTAAAGTAAACCGTTTTGTTTGAAGAATTACCGGCCATTTAATGCTTATCTTAGAAATTTGAAGCAAAGAATTGTTTGACAATGGATAATGTAGTAGGTATCTAAGAAAAAtgaggagaaaaaaaacttgtttggaCACATCTTGTTAAAATGAATTTGTGCAGGTGATATCGAAGTACTGTGACCTTTACAAGTTATACTTAGTTATACtgttttgaacttttttttacatcatgATGGCTCAAACATATCTCAATTCATCTTTTCCGCTGACCACAAATACACCCCAAACAAACCAAGATTGGGTGATCACCATACTGGATATGGTCTTCAACTGTGGTCTTCTTCACTGTCTCAGTGTTTCCGGAGTTCTGGCCAACATCATTAACATCTTAATCCTGTCCAAGTACGGCCTGCGCGAGACCACCTCACTTCTGCTGTTTTCTCTGTCGGTGAGCGACCTGTTTTGTTCGTTGCTTCAGCCAATCCGAAGACTTCATTGCATCGTGGCCCAGTTTGACTCCCAACTGGCCAACAACATGAGGTCATTTACTGTCGTGTATTTCTTCCCAATGCCAGACATTTTTGTCTCCATAAGTATCTTACACACGACGGTCATTGCTGTAGAGAGACTTGTGGCGGTGTGCGCCCCGTTGAGGGTGTCCAGGATATTCACGCCTCGGCGCGTTAAGTGGCTGCTGCTCTTTATTTATATGTACGTGATTGTACTCATGGCGCCCACGCTGTTTCTGTTTGACTTCTTCTGGACACTTGACCCCAGCACGAACAGGACCACTGGAGTCTTCACACTCACTCAGTTCTATAAGAGCAGCTACGACAGCATGAATCAGTACATGAATATGGGACTGACCAACCTGTTGGTCACTTTTACCCTGGCAGTGACCATCATCTGCTCCATCGTCATTGGGTATAAGATAACAGTGGGTCGCAAGAGCACCTTGGTCCAGCTGTCGTCCAGTGTGTCCAAGGAGGTCAAAGACATGAAAGTCATCAAGATGCTGCTGACCGTGTGTGTGGTCAACGCATGCGTGTCCTTACCAACAGTGACAATCAACCTGTTCCTTCTCTATTCTAACACGCTCATTCAATCGACTGGCAAGTTGTACTATC
It encodes:
- the LOC106061959 gene encoding thyrotropin-releasing hormone receptor-like — its product is MAQTYLNSSFPLTTNTPQTNQDWVITILDMVFNCGLLHCLSVSGVLANIINILILSKYGLRETTSLLLFSLSVSDLFCSLLQPIRRLHCIVAQFDSQLANNMRSFTVVYFFPMPDIFVSISILHTTVIAVERLVAVCAPLRVSRIFTPRRVKWLLLFIYMYVIVLMAPTLFLFDFFWTLDPSTNRTTGVFTLTQFYKSSYDSMNQYMNMGLTNLLVTFTLAVTIICSIVIGYKITVGRKSTLVQLSSSVSKEVKDMKVIKMLLTVCVVNACVSLPTVTINLFLLYSNTLIQSTGKLYYLLRSFIIVLYQLNASINFIIYISMSSKFASTLNKLCHCKNKTYNK